In Cercospora beticola chromosome 3, complete sequence, the following proteins share a genomic window:
- a CDS encoding uncharacterized protein (antiSMASH:Cluster_9) translates to MSSPQVDQPPSMLSATKTSELLQLNHDKYHIFFDNFTKIGLAMHNHIPHQVLTLLALGASAEEIQKGYDASAAYQRTSGSVDYDAVSQMSSWQGLQSFYGDESYYRSYLHFFSQEIEKRGWPSVLQKYLFAGTEESDRLLARHFAGVVHPIIHLGFGVEFEAPGVIAEALAQAAIHDNRHCDAIARILLSADALVESGSASPCRSIADLIDEIQCDEKLRDAARPSDMNPLLMGTIGRANDRMASIAAKFQVLPDSADIERKTAEMYNAVVCYTAGAQRADRHVKFDFFYMHCVNLSLFLEVFRKQDWMTDAQKARLLQWKVSMDLAIYSSRGAPEPQLHEIRNHKPSKPSGWDGIIQRAIDFHDDCHVVKLIRALIRGQSICAPYEDCDEFRIKRNDWLQIGHMVVDSVSTGEPYWIRSAGFDHAWEDVPLRQ, encoded by the exons ATGAGCTCGCCACAGGTTGATCAGCCTCCAAGCATGCTTTCAGCAACAAAGACAAGCGAGCTGTTGCAGCTGAATCACGACAAGTATCACATATTCTTCGACAACTTCACCAAAATTGGGCTGGCTATGCACAATCACATTCCTCATCAGGTACTCACTCTCCTCGCACTGGGTGCCTCAGCGGAAGAGATCCAGAAAGGCTATGATGCAAGCGCAGCCTATCAGCGGACGTCAGGTTCTGTGGACTACGATGCAGTGTCTCAGATGAGTAGCTGGCAAGGTCTGCAAAGCTTCTATGGGGATGAATCTTACTATCGAAGTTACTTGCACTTCTTCAGCCAGGAAATCGAGAAGCGAGGATGGCCTTCTGTGCTTCAGAAATATCTTTTTGCTGGAACTGAGGAAAGTGATCGCTTATTGGCACGACACTTCGCAGGTGTCGTCCATCCCATAATCCACCTTGGATTTGGAGTGGAGTTCGAGGCTCCCGGTGTGATTGCGGAAGCACTTGCCCAGGCTGCGATTCACGACAATCGCCATTGCGATGCAATCGCTCGGATTCTGCTGTCGGCTGATGCATTAGTGGAAAGCGGAAGTGCTTCGCCGTGCCGCTCTATCGCCGATTTAATCGACGAGATTCAATGCGACGAGAAGCTCAGAGATGCCGCAAGGCCCTCTGACATGAATCCGCTCCTCATGGGGACTATCGGAAGAGCCAATGATCGAATGGCCAGCATCGCTGCCAAATTCCAAGTCTTACCGGATTCGGCAGACATCGAGCGTAAGACTGCAGAGATGTACAACGCGGTGGTTTGTTACACTGCAGGTGCGCAGCGAGCGGACCGGCACGTCaagttcgacttcttctac ATGCACTGCGTCAATCTTTCCCTGTTCCTCGAAGTCTTCCGAAAGCAAGACTGGATGACAGATGCGCAAAAAGCCCGGCTCCTGCAATGGAAGGTTTCCATGGACTTGGCGATCTACTCCTCCAGAGGTGCTCCTGAGCCACAACTGCACGAGATTCGCAATCACAAGCCTAGCAAGCCCTCGGGATGGGACGGTATCATACAACGAGCTATCGATTTTCACGACGACTGTCACGTTGTTAAACTGATTCGAGCCTTGATTCGAGGACAGTCTATCTGCGCACCCTATGAGGACTGCGATGAGTTCCGCATCAAACGCAACGACTGGCTGCAAATCGGTCACATGGTCGTCGATTCTGTCTCGACAGGCGAACCATACTGGATCAGATCTGCTGGGTTCGATCATGCGTGGGAAGATGTGCCTTTGCGACAATAA
- a CDS encoding uncharacterized protein (SMCOG1001:short-chain dehydrogenase/reductase SDR~antiSMASH:Cluster_9) yields the protein METFKGNNDVSRLKGKVCLVTGGASGIGLATVQHWAAAGALVTIADLRTEEKGCALAQDISDETGGNVNYVRCDVTDWDSQINAFRSAVTFGAKEELDVVATFAGTAFAAENVVDQVLRAGEPSLESKLAPPDVRNIDINLKGVYYSTWLALYYMRMKPGARNSPSIQDGINTVPLAEKSLVMVSSIAGYFDSPKTATYPASKFGVRGLFRATRARTLDIGVRCNLLAPWFVDTPLVAPIKNGMAARGIDIGRVLSFASIESCVEAATFCAVDTELHGRALAIQPEGIFDLKDDFEHGWAGDQLRPIIQRRRDAGFKA from the exons ATGGAGACGTTCAAGGGCAACAACGATGTGTCTCGACTCAAAGGCAAAGTATGCCTGGTCACAGGAGGAGCTTCTGGAATCGGACTAGCCACTGTGCAGCACTGGGCCGCTGCTGGTGCCCTGGTTACCATCGCAGATTTACGTACTGAGGAGAAAGGCTGTGCTCTCGCTCAAGACATTTCTGACGAAACTGGAGGCAATGTGAATTACGTTCGATGCGATGTAACAGATTGGGACAGCCAGATCAACGCTTTTCGAAGTGCTGTTACTTTTGGTGCAAAGGAGGAGCTCGATGTCGTTGCGACTTTCGCCGGGACAGCTTTTGCTGCGGAAAATGTCGTCGATCAGGTGTTGCGAGCTGGTGAGCCTAGCTTGGAATCAAAGCTTGCTCCACCAGATGTTCGAAACATTGACATCAATCtcaaaggagtatactacaGTACCTGGCTCGCTCTCTATTACATGCGCATGAAGCCGGGTGCTCGGAATTCTCCATCGATCCAGGACGGAATCAACACAGTACCATTGGCAGAGAAATCACTCGTCATGgtctcctccatcgcagGCTACTTCGACTCTCCTAAGACTGCGACATATCCCGCAAGCAAGTTCGGAGTAAGAGGTCTGTTCCGCGCCACTCGAGCCAGGACTCTCGACATTGGTGTCAGGTGTAATCTATTGGCTCCTTGGTTCGTTGACACACCACTTGTTGCTCCCATCAAGAATGGTATGGCAGCTCGAGGCATTGATATTGGCAGAGTGCTGTCTTTCGCGAGCATTGAATCATGTGTTGAAGCAGCTACTTTTTGTGCTGTTGACACCGAATTGCATG GGCGTGCTCTAGCAATTCAACCAGAAGGTATCTTCGATCTGAAGGATGACTTTGAGCATGGTTGGGCAGGAGATCAGTTGAGGCCGATCATTCAACGCAGACGTGATGCTGGGTTTAAAGCATGA
- a CDS encoding uncharacterized protein (antiSMASH:Cluster_9) yields MISAPLDDCIDYTFELGDLQAHFEGTQDLAGSMINTGFDHMAPLSPNSIPGMTASIPSSPSLSMASDLYNQPFPYDTNSVSGLEALMDIDSMQVMDAHHDQDGTYDCLKVANHCLQRLSWNASQRCVRANPCGPQPVPVPCTQVVAENKHCLAILDRVLDCAPATHQDIFVIITLALMKIVEAYQSAVHDNMAVGPAEIDGFLPAHDPSYYCVTLTEPPPPLQSIMGELHRVQSMVRRLSERLDTLNALYNVAAHDQSLFGPSGRPPMSPATFDALHRDLRRYLDAASFRTIQLLNAL; encoded by the coding sequence ATGATATCTGCACCACTGGATGACTGCATCGACTACACCTTTGAACTCGGAGATCTCCAAGCTCATTTTGAGGGAACGCAAGACTTGGCGGGATCAATGATCAATACCGGATTCGATCACATGGCACCCCTATCCCCAAACAGCATACCAGGAATGACTGCATCAATaccctcttctccttcactttCGATGGCGTCTGACTTGTACAATCAACCGTTTCCCTATGACACGAACTCTGTCTCTGGCCTCGAAGCTCTGATGGACATTGACTCGATGCAGGTGATGGACGCACATCACGATCAAGATGGCACATACGACTGCCTGAAGGTCGCGAACCATTGTCTGCAACGTCTCTCATGGAATGCATCACAGCGATGTGTCCGCGCCAACCCATGTGGTCCTCAGCCTGTGCCGGTACCTTGCACGCAAGTGGTCGCCGAGAATAAGCACTGCCTCGCAATACTAGACAGAGTCCTGGACTGCGCGCCGGCAACACATCAAGACATATTCGTCATCATCACGCTGGCTCTGATGAAGATCGTAGAGGCTTATCAAAGCGCTGTGCATGACAACATGGCTGTTGGACCTGCTGAGATCGATGGATTCCTCCCAGCGCACGACCCAAGCTATTACTGTGTCACTCTCACAGAGCCCCCACCACCATTGCAATCTATCATGGGCGAGCTGCACCGTGTCCAAAGCATGGTTCGAAGGTTATCAGAACGACTTGATACACTCAATGCACTCTATAATGTAGCGGCACACGACCAATCGCTATTTGGACCAAGTGGCAGACCTCCAATGTCACCAGCTACCTTCGATGCACTTCATCGAGATCTCAGACGGTATCTTGATGCTGCCTCTTTCAGAACAATACAGCTGCTCAACGCACTGTAG
- a CDS encoding uncharacterized protein (SMCOG1042:O-methyltransferase~antiSMASH:Cluster_9), which yields MKLSEPTVAQALAEIDQSTFDGDDLGRRAALIEAQNLVNRLEKPHEFINKITLTQPMQLIVLKIASESGLFLQLSSKPKTVSEIAAGIGGDEELIERLTRLLGATGVIKEVAIDTFVDTELSAQLKDKNGMITGVQWVWDVSLQQMQNLPTYFKETKYKNPIDAKHPPWCRVVNSSLGMFEWLNERPEVHTTFNNFLASLLSDFPKWTEIYPTERLLEGYNPETALCVDVGGGHGIDMLNLAEVLPEEYKNARLVLEDQPNVVAEAAKRGHLPANVETVPYSFFNENPVKGARTYLIHSCLHNWPDKESAQILSRLREAMTPGYSKLLIYEPVIPASVDEVIPIAAALDLHMMCHCAAGERTQKQWEKLLGQAGLRFKDYTGIIGFPWGVIEAEAI from the coding sequence ATGAAGCTGTCCGAGCCCACTGTGGCGCAGGCGCTTGCTGAGATCGACCAGTCGACGTTCGATGGAGATGATCTTGGTCGCAGAGCCGCCTTGATCGAGGCTCAGAACCTGGTGAACAGGCTCGAGAAGCCTCACGAGTTCATCAACAAGATCACCTTGACCCAGCCCATGCAACTCATCGTTCTCAAGATCGCCTCCGAATCTGGTCTCTTCTTGCAACTCTCCTCGAAGCCAAAGACTGTCTCCGAGATCGCAGCTGGCATTGGTGGCGATGAGGAGCTTATTGAGCGTCTCACTCGTCTTCTTGGTGCTACTGGTGTCATCAAAGAGGTTGCTATCGACACCTTTGTTGACACTGAGCTCTCCGCCCAGTTGAAGGACAAGAACGGCATGATCACTGGTGTTCAATGGGTCTGGGATGTCTctctgcagcagatgcagaacCTGCCAACCTACTTCAAGGAGACCAAGTACAAGAACCCAATCGATGCCAAGCACCCACCGTGGTGCCGTGTCGTCAACTCTTCGCTGGGCATGTTCGAGTGGCTCAATGAGCGCCCAGAAGTCCACACCACCTTCAACAACTTCTTGGCTTCTCTGCTTTCTGACTTCCCCAAGTGGACTGAGATCTACCCAACTGAACGTCTGCTCGAAGGCTACAACCCAGAGACTGCCCTCTGCGTTGATGTTGGTGGCGGTCACGGAATTGATATGCTCAATCTTGCAGAGGTCCTTCCTGAGGAGTACAAGAATGCCCGACTCGTCCTTGAGGATCAACCAAACGTTGTGGCTGAGGCGGCCAAGCGCGGCCACTTGCCTGCCAATGTCGAGACCGTTCCATACTCTTTCTTCAACGAGAACCCAGTGAAGGGTGCCCGCACGTACCTCATCCACTCATGCCTCCACAACTGGCCAGACAAGGAGTCTGCACAGATCTTGTCTCGCCTCCGAGAAGCGATGACTCCAGGCTACAGCAAGCTTCTCATCTACGAGCCGGTCATTCCAGCCTCGGTTGATGAGGTCATCCCAATCGCCGCTGCTCTCGATCTGCACATGATGTGTCACTGCGCTGCTGGCGAGCGTACTCAGAAGCAATGGGAGAAGCTTCTCGGCCAGGCTGGTCTGCGATTCAAGGACTACACTGGCATCATCGGCTTCCCATGGGGCGTCATCGAGGCGGAGGCCATTTGA
- a CDS encoding uncharacterized protein (SMCOG1121:dioxygenase, TauD/TfdA~antiSMASH:Cluster_9) has translation MAPIAIDPVEIPAEIRFPTKTVAPPATVKLPLINNGSLNNLEQFDVTPVIGTEFPEANLVDMLNAPNADELLTELALTISQRGVVFFRKQDNLTNELQKQLITRLGELSGKPESSGLHVHPVFSADGNHSGQADKEISTISSRTAKDLFSQSDRQDVCAKKQSSFQWHTDIAFEKVPASYSSLRLTELPKSGGDTLWASGYELYDRLSPAMQQFFEGKTCTYAVPGYNRAAERGNFSLYSKPRGSPLNVGTELRATHPVVRTNPITGWKSLFALDCQQINGLTKGESNLFCDWLKKLIVDNHDLQVRLRWKNPNDIAIWDNRSTFHNATYDYFGLGDRFGNRAVGLAEVPYYDPNSKSRWESLEGSNIGKYLHMESITE, from the exons ATGGCACCCATCGCGATCGATCCAGTCGAGATTCCGGCGGAGATCCGCTTTCCCACCAAGACTGTGGCCCCACCAGCAACTGTGAAGCTGCCTCTCATCAACAATGGCTCTTTGAACAACCTGGAGCAATTCGATGTCACTCCAGTGATTGGTACCGAGTTCCCAGAGGCGAACTTGGTCGACATGCTCAATGCTCCCAACGCTGACGAGCTCTTGACCGAGCTTGCTCTGACCA TCTCCCAGCGTGGCGTGGTCTTCTTCCGCAAGCAGGACAACCTTACCAACGAGCTCCAGAAGCAGCTTATCACCCGTCTGGGTGAGCTCTCTGGCAAGCCAGAATCTTCCGGCCTCCACGTCCACCCTGTCTTCTCGGCCGATGGCAACCACAGTGGTCAGGCAGACAAGGAGATCAGCACCATCAGCTCTCGTACGGCGAAAGATCTGTTCAGTCAGTCTGATCGCCAGGACGTCtgcgcgaagaagcagagcagctTCCAGTGGCATACGGATATTGCGTTTGAGAAGGTCCCTGCGAGCTACAGCAGCTTGCGACTCACAGAGTTGCCAAAGTCTGGTGGTG ATACCCTCTGGGCATCCGGCTACGAACTTTACGACCGTCTCTCTCCAGCAATGCAGCAGTTCTTCGAGGGCAAGACTTGTACCTACGCAGTTCCCGGTTACAACCGTGCCGCCGAAAGAGGAAATTTTTCTCTCTACTCGAAGCCTCGTGGCTCTCCTTTGAACGTCGGCACTGAGCTCCGTGCCACCCACCCCGTAGTGCGCACCAATCCCATCACAG GCTGGAAATCGCTCTTTGCCTTGGACTGCCAACAAATCAACGGCCTGACAAAGGGCGAGAGCAATCTCTTCTGCGACTGGTTGAAGAAACTGATCGTCGACAACCACGACTTGCAAGTCCGTCTCCGATGGAAGAACCCCAATGACATCGCAATCTGGGACAA CCGAAGCACCTTCCACAACGCCACCTACGACTACTTCGGTCTCGGAGACAGGTTCGGAAACCGTGCCGTCGGACTCGCAGAAGTTCCATACTACGACCCAAACAGCAAGAGCCGATGGGAATCCTTGGAGGGATCTAACATTGGCAAGTACCTCCATATGGAGTCTATCACGGAGTAG
- a CDS encoding uncharacterized protein (antiSMASH:Cluster_9), with translation MDAGNTTRPSRATARNAFKRPTTLDRVGALISRSAGLGATLHSINYGAWLLSDTLRVSAPIVRQVCQRLGFSVSTERFSAGSYRCAALADLLWDTRAVLRLVGLVPLSLKFRTLCSGPEYGEDRILHTTALLHTACYSLFHATEHVALLAQYHVLPDSILPVEGVSQVYLWAYRWRSAALLCTLFEIARKGWLIRKRRATRKSRNETEDELNDAAEDKQWFYELFVAATFLPIAIPYLTSSTKPDFSNALQGACGLMAGLPKLYTLWKSTASA, from the coding sequence ATGGATGCTGGCAATACGACCCGTCCATCAAGAGCAACCGCCCGAAATGCATTTAAGAGGCCAACGACACTCGATCGTGTGGGGGCACTGATAAGTCGCTCTGCCGGACTCGGAGCAACATTGCACAGCATCAACTATGGCGCATGGCTGCTCTCAGATACTCTCAGAGTATCCGCGCCAATTGTCAGACAAGTGTGCCAACGACTTGGCTTTTCGGTCTCGACTGAGCGCTTTTCAGCTGGCTCATATCGATGCGCAGCCCTCGCAGATCTCCTCTGGGATACCAGAGCTGTGCTACGTCTCGTAGGACTTGTACCTCTGTCGCTCAAGTTTCGAACCCTCTGCTCAGGCCCAGAGTATGGAGAAGACCGGATTCTACACACCACCGCCCTGCTGCATACGGCTTGCTACAGTCTGTTCCACGCAACAGAGCACGTAGCACTTCTGGCTCAGTATCATGTGCTCCCGGACTCTATCTTGCCGGTGGAGGGCGTCAGCCAAGTCTATCTGTGGGCCTATCGATGGAGAAGCGCAGCTCTCCTGTGTACTTTGTTCGAGATCGCTCGCAAAGGTTGGCTCATCCGCAAACGCCGAGCAACAAGAAAGTCGCGGAACGAGACGGAAGACGAGCTGAATGATGCTGCCGAAGACAAGCAATGGTTCTACGAGCTGTTCGTAGCTGCGACGTTCCTTCCGATCGCAATTCCTTACTTGACTTCCAGCACCAAGCCGGACTTCAGTAATGCTTTGCAAGGTGCTTGCGGGCTGATGGCAGGATTGCCGAAGCTCTACACTCTTTGGAAAAGTACGGCTTCGGCTTGA